One stretch of Cohnella algarum DNA includes these proteins:
- the ispD gene encoding 2-C-methyl-D-erythritol 4-phosphate cytidylyltransferase — protein sequence MKWGAVIVAAGRGTRMRAGDNKPYLPLSGKPVLAHTLDAFERSPSVAEIVLVVAPGEEERAASVVREAGARKVSAVVPGGAERQDSVYAGLTALSAEGALVHDAARPLVTPEQIEACCREAERHGAAALAVRVKDTIKVADEEGFIASTPERRLLWAVQTPQAFVREELLEAHRLARGDGSPATDDAMLLERRGRKVAIVEGDYLNLKITTPEDLPVAELLLERRRREETDL from the coding sequence ATGAAGTGGGGAGCGGTCATTGTCGCGGCCGGCCGGGGAACGCGCATGCGGGCCGGCGACAACAAGCCGTATTTGCCGCTGTCCGGCAAGCCGGTGCTGGCGCATACGCTGGACGCGTTCGAGCGCTCGCCGTCGGTGGCGGAGATCGTGCTCGTCGTCGCGCCGGGCGAGGAGGAGCGCGCCGCAAGCGTCGTCCGCGAGGCGGGCGCGCGCAAGGTGAGCGCCGTCGTGCCGGGCGGGGCGGAGCGGCAGGACAGCGTGTACGCGGGCCTGACGGCGCTTTCGGCGGAAGGGGCGCTCGTGCACGACGCGGCGCGCCCGCTCGTGACGCCGGAGCAGATCGAAGCCTGCTGCCGGGAGGCGGAGCGGCACGGAGCGGCGGCGCTGGCCGTGCGGGTGAAGGATACGATCAAGGTGGCGGACGAGGAGGGCTTTATCGCCTCCACGCCGGAGAGGCGCCTGCTCTGGGCGGTGCAGACGCCCCAGGCGTTCGTCCGCGAGGAGTTGCTCGAAGCACATCGGCTCGCGCGGGGCGACGGATCGCCGGCCACGGACGACGCGATGCTGCTGGAGCGTCGGGGGCGCAAGGTCGCGATCGTCGAAGGGGACTACCTCAATTTGAAAATAACGACGCCCGAGGACCTGCCGGTGGCGGAACTTCTGCTTGAAAGGCGTCGGCGGGAGGAAACGGACTTATGA
- a CDS encoding PIN/TRAM domain-containing protein yields MMKRVIQAAGVLLGFLWGKQWTLWNGFGGLAWTSPGTGSPASGGSDMLGGAIGAMIGLLAASALAGPLLALLSRSVDKLSEYPAPTLALGAAGGGAGLAVSALLFPLLTDLPHVGSVLAALAALLLAYAGTRLAVRKRDELGAWMASRAAVPAVQAEEPRYEEHKILDTSVIIDGRIADICKTGFIEGTLVIPEFVLEELQHIADSSDLLKRNRGRRGLDILNKIQKELDVKVLIHEDVNDEPGEVDSKLVKLAKAMRGKVVTNDFNLNKVCELQGVSVLNINDLANAVKPVVLPGEEIVVQVIKDGKEHGQGVAYLDDGTMIVVEGGRDFIGTTMEVLVTSVLQTSAGRMIFAKPKLLEKAL; encoded by the coding sequence ATGATGAAAAGAGTGATTCAAGCAGCCGGCGTGCTGCTCGGCTTCCTGTGGGGAAAGCAATGGACGTTATGGAACGGCTTCGGGGGATTGGCCTGGACGAGCCCGGGAACGGGTTCGCCGGCTTCGGGAGGCTCCGACATGCTTGGCGGCGCCATCGGCGCGATGATCGGGCTGCTCGCGGCCTCGGCGTTGGCTGGGCCGCTGCTCGCCCTGCTGTCCCGGAGCGTCGACAAGCTGTCGGAATACCCCGCGCCGACGCTTGCGCTCGGAGCCGCGGGCGGAGGAGCGGGGCTTGCCGTTTCGGCGCTGCTGTTTCCGCTGCTGACGGACCTTCCGCACGTCGGGAGCGTGCTTGCCGCATTGGCGGCGCTGCTGCTTGCCTATGCGGGAACGCGGCTGGCCGTCCGTAAGCGGGACGAGCTGGGAGCGTGGATGGCTTCCCGCGCCGCCGTTCCCGCGGTTCAGGCGGAGGAGCCGCGGTACGAGGAGCATAAAATTTTGGATACGAGCGTTATCATCGACGGACGCATTGCCGACATCTGCAAGACGGGGTTCATCGAAGGCACGCTGGTCATCCCCGAATTCGTGCTCGAGGAGCTGCAGCATATCGCCGATTCCTCGGATTTGCTCAAGCGCAACCGCGGCCGCCGCGGGCTCGACATTTTGAACAAAATCCAGAAAGAACTCGACGTCAAGGTGCTCATTCACGAGGACGTGAACGACGAGCCCGGCGAAGTGGACAGCAAGCTGGTGAAGCTCGCGAAGGCGATGCGGGGCAAGGTCGTCACCAACGACTTCAATTTGAACAAGGTGTGCGAGCTGCAGGGCGTTTCGGTGCTCAACATCAACGATTTGGCCAACGCGGTCAAGCCGGTCGTGCTGCCGGGCGAGGAAATCGTCGTGCAGGTGATCAAGGACGGCAAGGAGCACGGACAGGGCGTCGCGTACTTGGACGACGGCACGATGATCGTCGTGGAAGGCGGCCGCGATTTCATCGGCACGACGATGGAAGTGCTGGTGACGAGCGTGCTTCAGACGTCGGCCGGACGGATGATTTTTGCGAAGCCGAAGCTATTGGAAAAAGCGCTTTGA
- a CDS encoding DUF1573 domain-containing protein, translated as MSAPTLQEFQQQVSELLLRHRSLLDVVTKLTQANASVNRSVAKAITECGCIELNASHQGFTEEMELDQAKRQSKSHMDGELCEHCRDAVQAELGKNLFYMSALCNLLDVNLDEVVAKESDKCSTLGLFNLT; from the coding sequence ATGAGCGCACCAACGCTGCAGGAATTTCAGCAGCAAGTGTCGGAACTCTTGCTGCGTCACCGCAGTCTGCTAGATGTCGTCACGAAGTTGACCCAAGCGAACGCATCGGTCAACCGGTCCGTAGCCAAAGCGATTACGGAATGCGGATGCATCGAATTGAATGCCAGCCATCAAGGCTTCACCGAAGAGATGGAGCTCGATCAAGCCAAGCGGCAATCCAAATCGCATATGGACGGAGAGCTGTGCGAGCATTGCCGGGATGCCGTCCAAGCCGAACTCGGCAAAAATTTGTTCTACATGTCCGCGCTGTGCAACTTGTTGGACGTGAACCTGGATGAAGTCGTCGCCAAAGAATCCGACAAGTGCTCGACGCTCGGTCTGTTCAATCTGACTTAA
- a CDS encoding copper amine oxidase N-terminal domain-containing protein, which yields MGASVLWDPETKTISLTLGSRIAKLQIGRAEAEIDGQSVPLAYAPSVVGGTALLPLRSVCEALGLPVATERPDEHTVRFTIDLG from the coding sequence ATCGGCGCTTCCGTCCTCTGGGACCCGGAAACGAAGACGATCTCGTTAACGCTCGGAAGCCGTATCGCCAAGCTGCAAATCGGCCGGGCCGAGGCGGAAATCGACGGGCAATCGGTCCCGCTCGCTTACGCCCCCTCGGTCGTTGGGGGTACGGCCCTGCTCCCGCTGCGATCGGTCTGCGAAGCGTTGGGCTTGCCCGTCGCGACGGAACGCCCCGACGAGCATACGGTCCGCTTCACGATCGATTTGGGGTAA
- the pssA gene encoding CDP-diacylglycerol--serine O-phosphatidyltransferase, translating into MIAKSIPSVFTIGNLFLGVLAIILAFHDRAEGAALLVIIAMLLDGVDGRVARALNVQSEFGKELDSLSDVISFGVAPAFIMYQAAFIDVNPALAWIVTAIFPICGALRLARFNVMEGVPGYFIGLPIPAAGGVLATLALFDQELHVSLLLISTLLLSFLMVSGIKYPNFKKVGFPKKAVWIVPVVVLAAVLLAFQFPTAIPRVILALLLLYAVWGLKKNVERLLRLVPRRQRKKRASADESRRSKHSA; encoded by the coding sequence ATGATCGCAAAATCCATACCCAGCGTGTTTACGATCGGCAATCTGTTTCTGGGCGTGCTTGCCATTATTTTGGCGTTTCACGACCGGGCGGAAGGCGCCGCCTTGCTGGTGATCATCGCGATGCTGCTTGACGGGGTTGACGGGCGAGTGGCAAGAGCTCTCAACGTCCAAAGCGAATTCGGCAAAGAACTGGATTCCCTGTCCGACGTGATTTCGTTCGGAGTCGCTCCCGCGTTTATCATGTACCAAGCCGCCTTCATTGACGTAAACCCGGCGCTGGCTTGGATCGTAACCGCCATTTTCCCGATTTGCGGCGCGCTCCGGCTGGCTCGCTTCAACGTGATGGAAGGGGTTCCCGGATACTTTATCGGGCTGCCGATACCGGCCGCCGGCGGCGTTCTGGCCACGCTGGCGCTATTCGATCAGGAATTGCACGTTTCGCTGCTGCTGATCAGCACGCTGCTGCTTTCGTTTTTGATGGTCAGCGGCATTAAATATCCGAATTTCAAAAAGGTCGGCTTCCCCAAAAAAGCGGTCTGGATCGTTCCGGTCGTCGTGCTCGCGGCCGTGCTGCTGGCGTTCCAGTTTCCGACGGCGATTCCGCGGGTCATTTTGGCCTTGCTGCTGCTGTACGCGGTTTGGGGGCTAAAAAAAAACGTTGAGCGTCTGCTCCGGCTCGTGCCGAGACGCCAGCGCAAGAAGCGGGCTTCCGCGGACGAATCGAGAAGATCCAAGCATAGCGCATAA
- the disA gene encoding DNA integrity scanning diadenylate cyclase DisA, producing the protein MKETKEKEHQQHQTMNQLLQMVAPGTPFREGLENVLRAKTGALIVVGYSPEVMEVVDGGFSINCDFSPNYLYELAKMDGAIILSEDGKRILYANTQLIPNSSIASTETGIRHRTAERVAKQTGKLVVSISQRRNIITLYQGNLRYSLKEMGVILTKANQAIQTLEKYRAVYSQALTNLSALEFEELVTVHEVAYVVQRAEMVLRIKMEINRYVLELGNEGRLISMQMEELVGTAEEEARLLLKDYARDASEDKIREIQSALKKLTNDELLDTNILIRTLGYPSLNMLSDDGLLPRGYRMLSKIPRLPSVIIHNLVERFGALSRILLASIEELDEVDGIGEVRARTIQEGLKRIQEQVFIDRQI; encoded by the coding sequence ATGAAGGAGACCAAGGAAAAAGAACACCAACAGCATCAGACGATGAACCAGCTGCTTCAGATGGTTGCGCCGGGAACGCCGTTTCGGGAAGGACTCGAAAACGTTCTCCGCGCCAAAACCGGGGCCCTCATCGTCGTCGGATACAGTCCCGAAGTGATGGAAGTCGTCGACGGCGGTTTTTCGATCAACTGCGACTTCAGCCCGAACTATTTGTACGAATTGGCCAAAATGGACGGCGCGATCATCCTGAGCGAGGACGGCAAACGGATTTTATACGCGAATACGCAGCTGATCCCGAATTCTTCGATCGCTTCGACCGAAACCGGCATCCGTCACCGGACGGCGGAGCGGGTGGCCAAGCAGACGGGCAAGCTCGTCGTGTCGATTTCCCAGCGGCGCAATATCATTACGCTGTATCAAGGCAATCTGCGCTATTCCCTGAAGGAAATGGGCGTTATTTTGACGAAAGCGAACCAGGCGATTCAAACGCTGGAGAAATACAGGGCCGTGTACAGCCAGGCGCTGACGAACCTGTCGGCGCTCGAGTTCGAGGAGCTGGTGACGGTTCACGAAGTCGCCTATGTCGTGCAGCGGGCCGAAATGGTGCTGCGCATCAAGATGGAAATCAACCGCTACGTGCTCGAGCTGGGCAATGAAGGGCGCCTCATCAGCATGCAGATGGAAGAACTGGTCGGCACCGCCGAGGAAGAAGCGCGGCTGTTGCTCAAGGATTACGCCCGCGACGCGAGCGAAGACAAAATCCGCGAAATCCAGTCCGCGCTCAAAAAGCTGACGAACGACGAACTGCTCGATACGAACATTCTCATCCGCACGCTCGGATACCCGTCGCTCAACATGCTGTCCGACGACGGGCTGCTGCCCCGAGGCTACCGGATGCTCAGCAAAATCCCCCGGCTTCCGAGCGTTATCATACATAACCTGGTGGAACGTTTCGGCGCCTTGTCCCGCATCCTGCTGGCATCGATCGAGGAGTTGGACGAAGTGGACGGCATCGGGGAGGTTCGGGCCCGGACGATTCAGGAAGGGCTCAAAAGAATTCAGGAACAGGTGTTTATTGACAGACAGATTTAG
- the radA gene encoding DNA repair protein RadA, translated as MAKLKIKFVCNECGTESPKWMGKCPGCGAWNTMTEEAESVVKAPVARSELTRAKEKAKSIIDIESGREPRVPTGLGELNRVLGGGLVPGSLLLVGGDPGIGKSTLLLQTSHALTTQGLKVLYVSGEESVRQTKLRADRLGALNGNLFVLCETNLDLIDDAIAEVRPDFLVIDSIQTVYRPDVPSAPGSVAQVRECTAQFMRIAKVNGIATVLVGHVTKEGAIAGPRLLEHMVDCVLYFEGERHHSYRLLRAVKNRFGSTNEIGIFDMSEDGLREVANPSELFLSERPLGVAGSTVVASIEGTRPVLVELQALVSPTHFPSPRRMSSGLDHHRISLVIAVLEKRMGLFLQNQDAYVNVAGGVKLDEPAADLAAAVSLASSFKDLPTRPFDVVFGEVGLTGEVRAVSRAEQRVKEAVKLGFKRVILPELSMKGWQPPAGIELIAVRTVAEALKAALE; from the coding sequence ATGGCCAAACTCAAAATCAAATTCGTATGCAACGAATGCGGCACGGAATCGCCCAAGTGGATGGGCAAATGCCCGGGGTGCGGGGCATGGAACACGATGACGGAGGAAGCCGAGTCCGTCGTCAAGGCTCCGGTCGCGAGAAGCGAGCTGACGCGGGCGAAAGAAAAGGCGAAGTCCATCATAGATATAGAAAGCGGGCGCGAACCGCGGGTGCCGACCGGGCTCGGCGAGCTGAACCGGGTGCTCGGCGGCGGACTCGTGCCCGGCTCGCTGCTGCTCGTCGGCGGCGATCCCGGCATCGGCAAATCGACCCTGCTGCTGCAGACGTCGCACGCGCTGACGACGCAGGGGCTCAAGGTGCTGTACGTTTCGGGAGAAGAATCCGTGCGCCAGACGAAGCTGCGGGCGGACCGGCTCGGCGCTCTGAACGGCAACCTGTTCGTGCTGTGCGAGACGAATCTCGACCTGATCGACGATGCGATCGCGGAGGTCCGGCCGGACTTTCTCGTCATCGATTCGATTCAAACCGTCTACCGCCCCGACGTTCCGTCGGCTCCCGGAAGCGTGGCGCAGGTGCGGGAATGCACGGCGCAGTTTATGCGGATCGCGAAGGTCAACGGAATCGCCACCGTCCTCGTCGGCCACGTGACGAAGGAAGGCGCGATCGCGGGTCCGCGTCTTTTGGAGCATATGGTCGATTGCGTGTTATACTTTGAAGGAGAACGGCATCATTCCTACCGTCTGCTGCGAGCCGTCAAAAACCGCTTCGGCTCGACGAACGAAATCGGCATTTTCGATATGTCGGAGGACGGGCTGCGCGAAGTGGCGAACCCTTCGGAGCTGTTCCTGTCGGAACGTCCGCTGGGCGTCGCGGGCTCGACGGTCGTCGCCAGCATCGAAGGAACCCGGCCGGTGCTGGTGGAGCTGCAGGCGCTCGTGTCGCCGACGCATTTTCCGTCGCCCCGCCGCATGTCGTCCGGGTTGGATCATCACCGGATTTCGCTGGTCATTGCCGTGCTGGAAAAGCGGATGGGCTTGTTTTTGCAAAATCAGGACGCTTACGTGAACGTCGCCGGCGGGGTCAAGCTGGACGAACCGGCCGCCGATCTGGCCGCGGCCGTCAGCCTGGCGTCCAGCTTCAAGGATTTGCCCACCCGGCCGTTTGACGTCGTTTTCGGCGAGGTCGGGCTGACGGGAGAAGTAAGAGCGGTTTCGAGGGCGGAGCAGCGAGTGAAGGAAGCGGTGAAGCTTGGCTTCAAACGGGTCATTTTGCCCGAGCTGAGCATGAAGGGCTGGCAGCCGCCTGCAGGTATCGAATTGATCGCAGTCCGAACGGTCGCGGAAGCGCTGAAGGCTGCGTTGGAATAG
- the clpC gene encoding ATP-dependent protease ATP-binding subunit ClpC — MMFGRFTERAQKVLALAQEEAVRLGHNNIGTEHILLGLIREGESIAAKALIALGLGLEKIQDEVESLIGRGQEQPTNIAYTPRAKKVIELSMDEARKLGHTYVGTEHILLGLIREGEGVAARVLNNLGISLNKARQQVLQLLGSSENVSQNHGPSANVSTPTLDGLARDLTASARDNNIDPVIGRAKEIERVIQVLSRRTKNNPVLIGEPGVGKTAIAEGLAQRIVNNEIPETLRDKRVMTLDMGSVVAGTKYRGEFEDRLKKIMDEIRQAGNVILFIDELHTLIGAGGAEGAIDASNILKPALARGELQCIGATTLDEYRKYIEKDAALERRFQPITVDQPSPDEAVQILHGLRDRYEAHHRVKITDESIEAAVKLSDRYITDRFLPDKAIDLIDEASSKVRLRSYTVPPNLKQLEQRLEDIRKEKDAAVQSQEFEKAAALRDTEQKIREELDATKNQWKEKQGRTDSEVTPEDIAQVVASWTGIPVSKLAEEETERLLKMEDILHDRVIGQDEAVKAVARAVRRSRAGLKDPKRPIGSFIFLGPTGVGKTELARALAEAMFGDENAVIRIDMSEYMEKHSTSRLVGAPPGYVGYDEGGQLTEKVRRKPYSVVLLDEIEKAHPEVFNVLLQVLEDGRLTDSKGRTVDFRNTLIIMTSNVGADQIKRNSTLGFTAAQDGGRDYQNMKDKVLAELKKSFRPEFLNRIDETIVFHPLEEKHIAQIVTLMADELRKRLKEQEIQFELTEAAASFLAKEGFDPQYGARPLRRAIQKHIEDRLSEELLIGKISKGHSLVIDEKDGELVVSTKDEVTSNS, encoded by the coding sequence ATGATGTTCGGAAGATTTACCGAACGCGCGCAAAAAGTGCTCGCGCTGGCGCAGGAAGAAGCGGTGCGCCTGGGACACAATAACATTGGCACGGAGCATATTCTGCTCGGTCTGATTCGCGAAGGAGAAAGCATCGCCGCCAAGGCGCTCATCGCGCTCGGACTCGGACTCGAAAAAATTCAGGACGAAGTCGAATCGCTCATCGGGCGCGGCCAGGAGCAGCCGACCAATATCGCTTATACGCCCCGCGCCAAAAAGGTCATCGAGCTGTCGATGGACGAAGCCCGCAAGCTCGGCCATACGTATGTCGGCACGGAGCATATTTTGCTCGGCTTGATCCGCGAGGGCGAGGGCGTCGCGGCCCGCGTGCTCAACAATTTGGGCATCAGCCTGAACAAGGCCCGCCAGCAAGTGCTGCAGCTTCTCGGCAGCAGCGAGAACGTTTCGCAAAACCACGGCCCGTCCGCCAACGTCAGCACGCCGACGCTTGACGGCCTGGCCCGCGACTTGACGGCGAGCGCCCGGGACAACAATATCGACCCGGTCATCGGACGGGCGAAGGAAATCGAACGCGTCATTCAGGTGCTGTCTCGCCGCACGAAGAACAATCCGGTGCTGATCGGCGAGCCCGGCGTCGGCAAAACGGCGATCGCCGAAGGCCTTGCGCAGCGGATCGTCAACAACGAAATTCCGGAAACGCTTCGCGACAAACGCGTCATGACGCTGGATATGGGGTCCGTCGTAGCGGGCACCAAATACCGGGGCGAATTCGAGGACCGGCTGAAAAAGATCATGGACGAAATCCGCCAGGCCGGCAACGTCATTCTGTTCATCGACGAGCTGCACACGCTGATCGGAGCCGGCGGCGCAGAAGGGGCGATCGACGCCTCCAACATTCTGAAGCCGGCGCTCGCCCGCGGCGAGCTGCAATGCATCGGCGCGACGACGCTGGACGAATACCGCAAATATATCGAGAAGGATGCCGCGCTCGAAAGACGGTTCCAGCCGATTACGGTCGACCAGCCGTCTCCGGACGAAGCGGTTCAAATTTTGCACGGGCTGCGCGATCGCTACGAAGCGCATCACCGCGTGAAAATCACGGACGAATCGATCGAAGCCGCCGTCAAGCTGTCCGACCGGTACATTACCGACCGGTTCCTGCCGGACAAGGCGATCGACCTGATCGACGAAGCGAGCTCGAAGGTACGGCTCCGTTCGTACACGGTACCGCCGAATCTGAAGCAGCTCGAGCAGCGTCTCGAGGATATCCGCAAGGAGAAGGACGCCGCCGTGCAAAGCCAGGAATTCGAAAAAGCGGCCGCGCTGCGAGATACCGAGCAGAAGATTCGCGAGGAGCTCGACGCGACGAAGAACCAATGGAAGGAAAAGCAGGGCCGCACCGATTCCGAGGTGACGCCGGAAGATATCGCGCAAGTCGTCGCCAGCTGGACCGGCATTCCGGTGAGCAAGCTGGCGGAGGAAGAAACCGAGCGCCTGCTGAAGATGGAGGACATCCTGCACGATCGCGTCATCGGACAGGACGAAGCCGTCAAAGCCGTCGCCCGCGCCGTCCGCCGCTCGCGCGCCGGCCTGAAGGATCCGAAACGTCCGATCGGCTCGTTCATTTTCCTCGGGCCGACCGGCGTCGGGAAAACCGAGCTCGCGCGGGCGCTTGCCGAAGCGATGTTCGGCGACGAGAACGCGGTCATCCGCATCGACATGTCGGAGTACATGGAGAAGCACTCGACGTCCCGCCTCGTCGGAGCGCCTCCGGGATACGTCGGCTATGACGAAGGCGGCCAGCTGACCGAGAAAGTCCGCCGCAAGCCGTATTCCGTCGTCCTGCTGGACGAAATCGAGAAGGCGCACCCGGAAGTGTTCAACGTGCTGCTGCAAGTGCTGGAAGACGGGCGCCTGACCGATTCCAAAGGCCGCACCGTCGACTTCCGCAACACGCTGATCATCATGACGTCGAACGTCGGCGCCGACCAGATCAAGCGCAACTCGACGCTCGGCTTCACGGCCGCCCAGGACGGAGGCCGGGATTATCAGAACATGAAGGATAAGGTGCTGGCCGAGCTGAAGAAGTCGTTCCGTCCGGAGTTTCTGAACCGGATCGACGAGACGATCGTCTTCCACCCGCTCGAAGAGAAGCACATCGCCCAAATCGTCACCCTGATGGCGGACGAATTGCGCAAACGCCTCAAAGAGCAGGAAATCCAGTTCGAGCTCACCGAAGCGGCGGCGAGCTTCCTCGCCAAGGAAGGCTTCGATCCGCAATACGGCGCGCGTCCGCTGCGCCGCGCGATTCAGAAGCATATCGAAGACCGCCTGTCCGAAGAGCTGCTGATCGGCAAAATCAGCAAAGGCCACTCGCTCGTCATCGACGAGAAGGACGGCGAGCTGGTCGTCAGCACGAAGGACGAAGTGACGAGCAATTCCTGA
- a CDS encoding protein arginine kinase, translating into MNKQPFQQALSPWMSKKAPETDVVLSSRVRIARNLRNYPFPLFATSEQSEKAMEQLLGIAESGRLNGVDSFQTIRLSELTELEKLVLVEKHLISPMLANESRNGALILSNTEDVSIMVNEEDHLRIQCLYPGFQIPEAWDFSSKIDDLFEEGVDYAFDEKHGYLTSCPTNVGTGIRASVMMHLPALVLTGQINRILTAVTQVGLAVRGLYGEGSEATGNLFQVSNQITLGQSEQEIVENLHAVAKQIIGHEKAARGKLLNENRIRVEDRVKRSYGILTHATVIDSKEASQRLSDIRLGVHLGILPELDPTSLNELIVSTQPGFLQQAYGDTLIPERRDIARAEMIRTKLASRA; encoded by the coding sequence GTGAACAAGCAACCTTTTCAACAAGCGCTAAGTCCGTGGATGAGCAAAAAAGCGCCCGAAACGGACGTCGTGCTCAGCAGCCGGGTGCGGATCGCCCGCAATTTGCGGAATTATCCGTTTCCGCTGTTCGCCACGTCGGAGCAATCCGAGAAGGCGATGGAGCAGCTGCTTGGCATCGCGGAAAGCGGGCGGCTGAACGGGGTCGATTCCTTCCAGACGATCCGCCTGTCCGAGCTCACCGAACTGGAGAAGCTCGTCCTCGTCGAAAAGCATCTGATCAGCCCGATGCTGGCGAACGAGTCCCGGAACGGCGCGCTTATCCTTAGCAATACCGAAGACGTCAGCATTATGGTGAACGAGGAAGACCATCTGCGCATTCAATGCCTGTATCCGGGCTTTCAAATTCCGGAGGCGTGGGATTTCTCGAGCAAAATCGACGATTTGTTCGAAGAGGGCGTCGATTACGCCTTCGACGAAAAGCACGGCTATTTGACGAGCTGCCCGACGAACGTCGGCACCGGCATCCGGGCATCGGTCATGATGCATCTGCCGGCGCTCGTGCTGACCGGCCAGATCAACCGGATTTTGACGGCGGTGACGCAGGTCGGTCTCGCGGTTCGCGGGCTGTACGGCGAAGGAAGCGAAGCGACGGGCAACCTGTTCCAGGTCTCGAATCAGATCACGCTCGGCCAGTCCGAGCAGGAGATCGTCGAGAACCTGCACGCCGTCGCCAAGCAGATTATCGGCCACGAAAAAGCCGCCCGCGGCAAGCTGTTGAACGAGAACCGGATCCGGGTGGAAGATCGGGTCAAGCGCTCGTACGGCATTTTGACGCATGCGACCGTCATCGATTCGAAGGAAGCTTCGCAGCGGCTGTCCGACATTCGGCTCGGCGTCCATCTCGGCATTCTTCCGGAACTCGATCCGACCTCGCTGAACGAGTTGATCGTGTCCACGCAGCCGGGATTTTTGCAGCAGGCGTACGGGGATACGCTCATTCCCGAGCGGCGGGATATCGCCAGGGCGGAAATGATTCGAACGAAACTGGCATCCAGGGCGTAA
- a CDS encoding UvrB/UvrC motif-containing protein, whose protein sequence is MVCQECGKRPATLHFTKINNGEKSELHICEACARDKGEMIPGTASGFSIHNLLSGLLDFEPSNVGSRPDVPRCEKCGMTYAQFSKMGKFGCSHCYKQFSERLDPLLKRVHGNTVHVGKVPKRAGGHVKAKREIDRLKKEIQVRIEREDFETAAQLRDRIRELENEISG, encoded by the coding sequence ATGGTTTGCCAAGAATGCGGCAAACGGCCGGCAACGCTTCATTTTACGAAAATCAACAATGGAGAAAAGTCGGAGCTGCATATTTGCGAAGCATGCGCCCGCGACAAGGGCGAGATGATTCCGGGTACGGCAAGCGGCTTCTCCATTCACAATTTGCTGTCCGGCCTTCTCGATTTCGAGCCTTCGAACGTCGGATCGCGGCCGGACGTTCCCCGTTGCGAAAAGTGCGGGATGACGTACGCCCAATTCAGCAAAATGGGGAAATTCGGGTGCAGCCACTGCTACAAGCAATTTTCCGAACGGCTGGATCCGCTGCTGAAGCGGGTTCACGGAAACACGGTGCACGTCGGCAAAGTCCCTAAGCGGGCCGGAGGCCACGTGAAAGCGAAACGCGAAATCGATCGGCTTAAAAAGGAAATCCAGGTTCGAATCGAACGCGAAGATTTCGAGACGGCGGCTCAGCTCCGGGACCGGATCCGGGAGCTCGAGAACGAAATCTCGGGTTGA
- a CDS encoding CtsR family transcriptional regulator → MRNISDLIEHYLKQIIHNSSDGAVEIQRSDLAGKFSCVPSQINYVISTRFTLEKGYYVESKRGGGGYIRIQRVDLPSLEAIQAHVQQTIGDRIDQTAAEGLIYQLEEAGFMTGREAGMLKAAVSREALAVKLPYRDELRARIMKAALFALLTK, encoded by the coding sequence GTGCGCAACATATCCGATCTGATCGAGCATTATTTGAAGCAGATCATTCATAACAGTTCGGATGGCGCGGTCGAGATTCAGCGCAGCGATTTGGCGGGTAAGTTTTCTTGCGTTCCTTCGCAAATCAATTACGTCATCAGTACCCGGTTTACCCTGGAAAAGGGGTATTACGTCGAGAGCAAGCGCGGCGGCGGCGGCTATATCCGGATTCAGCGCGTAGATCTGCCTTCGCTGGAGGCGATTCAGGCGCACGTTCAGCAGACGATCGGCGATCGGATCGATCAGACGGCTGCCGAAGGACTGATTTATCAGCTGGAAGAAGCCGGATTTATGACCGGGCGCGAGGCGGGCATGCTGAAGGCGGCCGTTTCGCGCGAGGCGCTCGCGGTCAAGCTTCCGTACCGGGATGAGCTTCGCGCGAGAATCATGAAAGCGGCGTTGTTCGCTCTGCTCACGAAGTAG
- a CDS encoding sterol carrier protein domain-containing protein encodes MRLALRDEFAPWNDGVFRIEWDAEGAARMRREEEAAVRSDGVACDIQTLTAMLLGNRRPADLERWGRLRGDAERIELLERRVPAHRPYLADFF; translated from the coding sequence TTGCGGCTTGCGCTCCGCGACGAATTCGCGCCGTGGAACGACGGCGTTTTTCGCATCGAGTGGGACGCGGAAGGCGCCGCGCGAATGCGCCGCGAGGAGGAGGCGGCCGTCCGTTCCGACGGGGTCGCTTGCGATATTCAAACGTTGACCGCGATGCTGCTCGGCAACCGGCGTCCGGCGGATTTGGAGCGTTGGGGCCGGCTGCGGGGGGACGCCGAACGGATCGAGCTGCTGGAACGGCGCGTGCCGGCACATCGGCCGTACCTGGCGGATTTCTTCTGA